The Actinomycetes bacterium genome contains a region encoding:
- a CDS encoding DUF349 domain-containing protein, producing the protein MSEAELPAPESFGRVDPDGTVWVRTSAGEVRVGQYQAGDEQEALAYYVRKYRALEVEVELLAQRLTSGAEVAPTEVQASIDRLEAALQQPQAVGDIDGLRVRVERLRPVLEARRAAARAERTAAREAARAERERIVTEAEALAESTAWKSSGDRLRALLDEWKAAPHVDRSIEQALWKRFSAARNAFDRRRRAHFAKLSVEQDEAKATKEQLVAEANRLAGSTDWAATALEMRKLMDRWKAAGRAGRAADERLWQEFRAAQDRFFDARSAALAEREADLSDNLAAKEALATEAEKLVPVGDLATTKATLRDIQERWEKVGHVPRGDRERVEGRLRRVEQAVRDAEEARWRRSNPEARARAQATVEQLEAAIAKLQREESAAEAAGDDRAVTRARESIEARRLWLVEAERALADFGGR; encoded by the coding sequence GTGAGCGAGGCCGAGCTGCCCGCCCCCGAGTCCTTCGGCCGGGTCGACCCCGATGGCACGGTATGGGTGCGTACGTCGGCCGGCGAGGTGCGCGTCGGGCAGTACCAGGCCGGCGACGAGCAGGAGGCACTCGCCTACTACGTGCGCAAGTACCGGGCCCTCGAGGTGGAGGTGGAGCTGCTCGCCCAGCGGCTGACGTCCGGTGCCGAGGTGGCCCCGACCGAGGTCCAGGCGAGCATCGACCGCCTGGAGGCCGCCCTGCAGCAGCCGCAGGCGGTGGGCGACATCGACGGCCTGCGGGTCCGCGTCGAGCGACTGCGCCCGGTGCTGGAGGCCCGGCGGGCCGCGGCTCGCGCGGAACGTACGGCCGCGCGGGAAGCGGCGCGCGCCGAGCGCGAGCGCATCGTCACCGAGGCCGAGGCGCTCGCCGAGTCGACAGCGTGGAAGAGCTCCGGCGACCGGCTGAGGGCCCTGCTCGATGAGTGGAAGGCGGCCCCGCACGTCGACCGCTCGATCGAGCAGGCGCTGTGGAAGCGGTTCTCGGCGGCCCGTAACGCCTTCGACCGCAGGCGCCGCGCCCACTTCGCCAAGCTGTCGGTCGAGCAGGACGAGGCCAAGGCGACGAAGGAGCAGCTGGTCGCGGAGGCGAACCGCCTCGCCGGCTCCACGGACTGGGCGGCGACTGCGCTGGAGATGCGCAAGCTCATGGACCGCTGGAAGGCGGCTGGGCGGGCCGGCCGCGCCGCCGACGAGCGCCTCTGGCAGGAGTTCCGCGCCGCCCAGGACCGCTTCTTCGACGCCCGCTCGGCCGCCCTCGCCGAACGCGAGGCGGACCTGTCCGACAACCTCGCCGCGAAGGAGGCGCTGGCCACCGAGGCCGAGAAGCTGGTCCCCGTGGGCGACCTGGCGACGACAAAGGCGACGCTGCGCGACATCCAGGAGCGCTGGGAGAAGGTCGGCCATGTGCCCCGGGGCGACCGGGAGCGCGTCGAGGGCCGGCTGCGCCGCGTCGAGCAGGCGGTCCGCGACGCCGAAGAGGCGCGGTGGCGCCGCTCGAACCCGGAGGCTCGGGCACGGGCCCAGGCCACTGTGGAGCAGCTCGAGGCCGCGATCGCGAAGCTTCAGCGCGAGGAGAGCGCCGCGGAGGCAGCCGGGGACGACCGCGCGGTCACCCGCGCCCGCGAGTCGATCGAGGCACGTCGGCTGTGGCTGGTGGAGGCCGAGCGAGCACTCGCCGACTTCGGCGGACGCTGA
- a CDS encoding peptidylprolyl isomerase codes for MASSNKRARDIERARYERQRQRRSEAHAARRRRTRTVGIVVAAVAGVAVVGVVALLVHGTGGGQASATASGSASTSSSASSSATGTASAVSSPTSLAGLTAATCASPSPGSPGTKQYSSAPSMSFPPDARVTLTLHTTCGDIAMDLDAAKAPKTVASMVTLADKGFFDHTKCHRLTDEGIYVLQCGDPTGTGSGGPGYTLPDENLPKAGSDGQALYPAGTIAMANTGSPHTGGSQFFLVYQDTYLSPSYTVLGTMTPQSLKVVREIAKAGVAGGAGVTDGAPAANVVINGVSVTGAPSAASP; via the coding sequence GTGGCAAGCAGCAACAAGCGTGCGCGTGACATCGAGCGCGCACGCTACGAGCGGCAGCGCCAGCGCCGGTCCGAGGCGCACGCGGCTCGGCGCCGGCGGACTCGTACCGTCGGGATCGTGGTCGCCGCGGTCGCGGGGGTCGCGGTCGTCGGCGTCGTCGCGCTTCTCGTCCACGGCACCGGCGGTGGGCAGGCGTCCGCCACCGCCAGCGGGTCCGCGAGCACGTCGTCGTCGGCTTCGTCGTCGGCCACTGGCACCGCGTCGGCGGTGAGCTCTCCGACGTCGCTGGCCGGGCTCACCGCGGCCACCTGCGCCTCCCCGTCCCCGGGGAGCCCCGGAACCAAGCAGTACTCCTCGGCTCCGTCGATGAGCTTCCCACCCGACGCGCGGGTGACGCTGACCCTGCACACCACCTGTGGCGACATCGCGATGGACCTCGACGCCGCCAAGGCGCCCAAGACGGTGGCGTCGATGGTCACGCTGGCGGACAAGGGCTTCTTCGACCACACCAAGTGCCACCGGCTCACCGACGAGGGGATCTACGTCCTGCAGTGCGGCGACCCCACGGGCACCGGCAGCGGCGGACCGGGCTACACCTTGCCTGACGAGAACCTGCCGAAGGCGGGCTCGGACGGGCAGGCCCTCTATCCGGCCGGGACGATCGCCATGGCCAACACGGGCAGCCCGCACACGGGAGGCAGCCAGTTCTTCCTCGTCTACCAGGACACCTACCTCAGTCCCAGCTACACCGTTCTCGGGACCATGACCCCCCAGTCGCTCAAGGTGGTGCGTGAGATCGCCAAGGCGGGCGTGGCCGGTGGGGCGGGCGTCACCGACGGGGCACCGGCGGCCAACGTGGTCATCAACGGCGTGAGCGTCACCGGCGCTCCCTCGGCGGCTTCGCCGTGA
- a CDS encoding MBL fold metallo-hydrolase, producing MLVVGFPAQAFDTNCYVVAPAPGEECLVVDPGIGVEDHLEEVLREHRLRPVAVLLTHGHLDHVFSVTPVCGARGVPAYIHSDDRSRLTDPTATFGPVLSQMFGGALEWSEPDDVLELSDGMRLQLAGLDLVVDHAPGHTEGSVLFRSDPAVPSGDEPPYCLSGDVLFAGSIGRTDLPGGDSAAMVRSLRERILPLADETVVLPGHGPRTTIGRERVSNPFLVELGTTPPTRGV from the coding sequence GTGCTCGTCGTGGGATTCCCCGCTCAGGCGTTCGACACCAACTGCTACGTCGTCGCGCCCGCGCCGGGGGAGGAGTGCCTCGTCGTCGACCCCGGCATCGGCGTCGAGGACCATCTCGAGGAGGTGCTGCGCGAGCACCGGCTGCGCCCGGTCGCCGTCCTGCTCACCCACGGCCACCTCGACCACGTGTTCTCGGTGACCCCGGTCTGCGGTGCGCGCGGCGTCCCGGCCTACATCCACTCCGACGACCGCTCGCGGCTGACCGACCCCACGGCGACGTTCGGCCCGGTGCTGAGCCAGATGTTCGGCGGCGCACTGGAATGGAGCGAGCCGGACGACGTCCTCGAGCTCTCCGACGGGATGCGGCTGCAGCTGGCCGGGCTGGACCTCGTGGTCGACCACGCGCCCGGACACACCGAGGGCTCGGTCCTGTTCCGCAGCGACCCGGCGGTGCCGTCCGGCGACGAGCCGCCGTACTGCCTGTCCGGGGACGTGCTGTTCGCCGGCTCCATCGGGCGTACCGACCTGCCCGGTGGGGACAGCGCCGCCATGGTCCGGTCGTTGCGCGAGCGGATCCTGCCCCTCGCCGACGAGACCGTCGTGCTGCCCGGGCACGGCCCGCGGACCACGATCGGGCGCGAACGGGTGTCGAACCCCTTCCTCGTCGAGCTCGGCACGACCCCGCCGACGCGGGGGGTGTGA
- the hisS gene encoding histidine--tRNA ligase, with protein MARPRPLSGFPEWLPAERIAEQRVLDQLRRTFELWGFVSVETRAVEPLEQMLRKGEIDKEVYVLRRLHADPDSSDSELGLHYDLTVPFARYVLENAGHLQFPFKRYQIQRCWRGERPQEGRYREFTQADVDIVGDGTLAFHHDVEVAAVMADALGALGLPHLTLQLNNRKLIEGFYRGLGATDVGAVMRAVDKLDKARPAEVRALLTAAGLNDAQADACLALASVSATDASFVDDVRALGVRDDLLDTGLEELALVLDGAASIAGERVTVTADLRIARGLDYYTGTVFETRMTGFEHVGSICSGGRYDALASDGDRVFPGVGISFGVTRALGPLFARGLMGANRTSPACVLVAVAAEGTRGASAAVARVLRSRGIPCDVAPAADKYGRQIRHADRRGIPYVWFPSGSGDEVDEVKDIRSGDQVPADAATWTPPVEDLHPSITLPPI; from the coding sequence GTGGCCCGACCCCGTCCGCTGTCCGGCTTCCCGGAATGGCTGCCCGCGGAGCGCATCGCGGAGCAGCGCGTCCTCGACCAGCTGCGGAGGACCTTCGAGCTGTGGGGCTTCGTGTCCGTGGAGACCCGCGCGGTCGAGCCCCTGGAGCAGATGCTGCGCAAGGGCGAGATCGACAAGGAGGTGTACGTCCTGCGGCGCCTGCACGCCGACCCCGACTCCTCGGACTCCGAGCTCGGCCTGCACTACGACCTCACGGTCCCCTTCGCCCGCTACGTGCTCGAAAACGCGGGGCACCTGCAGTTCCCGTTCAAGCGCTACCAGATCCAGCGTTGCTGGCGCGGGGAGCGGCCGCAGGAGGGCCGCTACCGCGAGTTCACCCAGGCCGACGTCGACATCGTCGGGGACGGCACTCTCGCGTTCCACCACGACGTCGAGGTCGCGGCGGTGATGGCCGACGCGCTCGGCGCCCTCGGCCTGCCGCACCTCACCCTGCAGCTCAACAACCGCAAGCTCATCGAGGGCTTCTACCGGGGCCTCGGGGCCACTGACGTCGGCGCCGTGATGCGCGCGGTGGACAAGCTCGACAAGGCGCGGCCGGCCGAGGTGCGCGCCCTGCTCACCGCTGCAGGGCTCAACGACGCCCAGGCGGACGCGTGCCTGGCGCTGGCGTCGGTGTCGGCGACGGATGCGTCCTTCGTCGACGACGTACGGGCCCTCGGCGTCCGCGACGACCTGCTCGACACCGGCCTCGAGGAGCTCGCCCTCGTGCTGGACGGCGCCGCCTCGATCGCGGGGGAGCGGGTGACGGTCACCGCGGACCTGCGCATCGCCCGGGGGCTCGACTACTACACCGGGACGGTCTTCGAGACCCGGATGACCGGCTTCGAGCACGTCGGGTCGATCTGCTCCGGTGGCCGCTACGACGCCCTCGCCTCCGACGGGGACCGGGTCTTCCCCGGGGTCGGGATCTCCTTCGGGGTGACCCGGGCGCTAGGCCCGCTGTTCGCCCGCGGCCTCATGGGCGCCAACCGCACCTCCCCGGCCTGCGTCCTGGTCGCGGTCGCCGCGGAGGGGACCCGTGGCGCCTCCGCGGCGGTCGCCCGCGTGCTGCGCTCGCGCGGAATCCCGTGCGACGTCGCGCCGGCGGCGGACAAGTACGGCCGCCAGATCCGCCACGCCGACCGGCGCGGGATCCCCTACGTGTGGTTCCCGTCCGGGTCCGGCGACGAGGTCGACGAGGTCAAGGACATCCGCTCGGGGGACCAGGTGCCGGCCGACGCCGCGACGTGGACCCCGCCTGTCGAGGACCTGCACCCCAGCATCACGCTGCCGCCCATCTGA
- a CDS encoding Rv2578c family radical SAM protein, translating into MRWEQQVLDAQDDAALPGLGRRRGVLRTVSPREMPGVRFHEVVARSALNAVPAASRMPFRWTVNPYRGCAHACVYCLDGETPILMADLSTRRLADIAVGDRIVGTVMRGRYRRWTETAVLAHWQTTKPAVGVTLADGTTLQASPDHRFLTHRGWKHVLGSGSGSGRRPHLTTNDVLVGFGHGVPSAARRVVAIQPLGVDLPMFDITTGTGDFVADGVISHNCYARGSHSWLELDSGEGFDREIVVKVNVAEVLAREVARPSWRREHVALGTNTDPYQRAEGRYALMPGIVRALAGSGTPLSILTKGTLLRRDLPLLASAAREVPLGLGVSLAIHDEALHAALEPGTPSPRARLALVRAIRDAGLPCGVMLAPVLPWLTDSTDHLERALDALEDAGATGVMVLPLHLRPGAREWFFAWLARERPGLVGRYQALYARGANAAPSYRRALAARVAPLLQRHGFAGGEPGIRDPDDREFPAGSLPAGPGVRPSD; encoded by the coding sequence ATGCGCTGGGAGCAGCAGGTCCTCGATGCGCAGGACGACGCCGCCCTGCCCGGGCTCGGGCGCCGCCGCGGGGTGCTGCGGACGGTCTCGCCCCGGGAGATGCCCGGGGTGCGCTTCCACGAGGTCGTGGCGCGCAGCGCGCTGAACGCCGTACCCGCCGCCTCCCGAATGCCCTTCCGATGGACCGTCAACCCCTACCGGGGATGCGCCCACGCCTGCGTGTACTGCCTGGACGGCGAGACGCCGATCCTGATGGCCGACCTCTCGACCCGACGGCTGGCCGACATCGCTGTCGGGGATCGCATCGTCGGGACCGTCATGAGAGGCCGGTATCGACGCTGGACGGAGACGGCGGTCCTGGCGCACTGGCAGACGACCAAACCAGCGGTTGGTGTCACGCTCGCGGACGGTACGACCTTGCAGGCCAGTCCTGACCATCGGTTCCTGACACACCGTGGCTGGAAGCACGTGCTCGGGTCGGGGAGCGGATCCGGTCGGCGACCCCACCTGACCACCAACGACGTACTTGTCGGATTCGGCCACGGCGTGCCATCTGCGGCCCGCCGGGTCGTCGCCATCCAGCCGCTCGGCGTCGACCTGCCGATGTTCGACATCACGACCGGAACCGGGGACTTCGTTGCGGACGGAGTCATCAGTCACAACTGCTACGCCCGCGGGTCGCACTCGTGGCTGGAGCTGGACAGCGGGGAGGGGTTCGACCGGGAGATCGTCGTCAAGGTCAACGTGGCGGAGGTGCTGGCCCGCGAGGTCGCCCGGCCGAGCTGGCGGCGCGAGCACGTCGCGCTCGGGACGAACACCGACCCCTACCAGCGGGCGGAGGGGCGCTACGCCCTCATGCCGGGGATCGTGCGGGCCCTCGCCGGCTCCGGGACGCCGTTGAGCATCCTCACGAAGGGGACCCTGCTGCGACGCGACCTGCCGCTGCTGGCGTCGGCCGCGCGCGAGGTGCCGCTGGGGCTCGGGGTGTCCCTCGCCATCCACGACGAGGCGCTGCACGCGGCCCTCGAGCCGGGGACCCCCTCGCCGCGGGCGCGGCTGGCGCTCGTACGGGCCATCCGCGATGCCGGGCTTCCCTGCGGCGTCATGCTGGCCCCGGTGCTGCCCTGGCTGACCGATTCCACCGACCACCTCGAGCGGGCGCTGGACGCGCTCGAGGATGCGGGAGCGACCGGCGTGATGGTTCTGCCGCTGCACCTGCGCCCGGGGGCGCGCGAGTGGTTCTTCGCCTGGCTGGCACGGGAGCGCCCCGGGCTCGTCGGGCGCTACCAGGCGCTGTACGCCCGCGGGGCGAACGCCGCGCCATCGTATCGGCGGGCGCTCGCCGCCCGGGTCGCTCCGCTGCTGCAGCGACACGGCTTCGCGGGGGGTGAGCCCGGGATCCGCGACCCCGACGACCGCGAGTTCCCCGCCGGGAGCCTGCCCGCCGGTCCCGGTGTGAGGCCTTCCGACTAG
- the aspS gene encoding aspartate--tRNA ligase: MLRTHEAGTLRAEHAGQTVTLAGWVARRRDHGGVAFLDVRDASGVVQVVVRDPEVAHELRAEYCVRVTGEVSARPAGNENPDLPTGDVEVVTDVLEVLSEAAPLPFQIDEHVSVGEEARLKHRYLDLRRPGPAAALRLRSEVNRAARDVLLDRRFVEVETPTLTRSTPEGARDFLVPVRLRPGHWYALPQSPQLFKQLLMVAGLERYFQIARCYRDEDFRADRQPEFTQLDIEMSFVEQDDVIEIGEAVVKALWALVGHEVKTPIRRMTYAEAMASYGSDKPDLRFGLELVDCTEYFRDTSFRVFQAPYVGAVVMPGGAGQPRKQLDAWQEWAKQRGARGLAYVLIAEDGELGGPVAKNLSDAERDGLAAHVGANPGDCVFFAAGERAPSQALLGSARLEVGRRLGLIDESQWCFVWVVDAPMFEWDADEGRWSAVHHPFTAPNAQWAEDFDRSPGEALAWAYDIVCNGNEIGGGSIRIHRADVQRRVFQTLGIEAEEAQEKFGFLLDAFQYGPPPHGGIAFGWDRVCMLLSGASSLREVIAFPKTGGGEDPLTGAPTPITAQQRTEAGIDADPYATE; this comes from the coding sequence GTGCTGCGCACCCACGAGGCCGGCACCCTGCGTGCCGAGCACGCCGGCCAGACCGTCACCCTCGCCGGCTGGGTGGCCCGGCGGCGAGACCACGGCGGCGTGGCGTTCCTGGACGTGCGCGACGCCTCCGGGGTGGTGCAGGTGGTCGTGCGCGACCCCGAGGTCGCCCACGAGCTTCGCGCGGAGTACTGCGTGCGCGTCACCGGCGAGGTGTCGGCCCGCCCGGCCGGCAACGAGAACCCCGACCTGCCGACCGGCGACGTCGAGGTGGTCACCGACGTCCTCGAGGTGCTCAGCGAGGCGGCACCGCTGCCGTTCCAGATCGACGAGCACGTCAGCGTCGGCGAGGAGGCGCGGCTCAAGCACCGCTACCTCGACCTGCGCCGGCCGGGGCCGGCGGCGGCGCTGCGACTGCGCTCGGAGGTCAACCGGGCCGCTCGCGACGTCCTCCTCGACCGTCGCTTCGTCGAGGTCGAGACCCCGACGCTGACCCGCTCCACCCCCGAGGGTGCACGGGACTTCCTCGTCCCGGTGCGGCTGCGCCCGGGCCACTGGTACGCCCTCCCGCAGAGTCCGCAGCTGTTCAAGCAGCTGCTCATGGTGGCCGGGCTGGAGCGCTACTTCCAGATCGCGCGCTGCTACCGCGACGAGGACTTCCGCGCCGACCGGCAGCCGGAGTTCACCCAGCTCGACATCGAAATGTCCTTCGTCGAGCAGGACGACGTCATCGAGATCGGTGAAGCCGTCGTGAAGGCCCTGTGGGCGCTCGTCGGCCACGAGGTGAAGACGCCGATCCGACGGATGACCTACGCCGAGGCGATGGCCTCCTACGGCAGCGACAAGCCCGACCTTCGCTTCGGCCTGGAGCTGGTGGACTGCACGGAGTACTTCCGCGACACCTCCTTCCGGGTGTTCCAGGCGCCCTACGTCGGTGCGGTGGTGATGCCCGGCGGGGCAGGGCAGCCGCGCAAGCAGCTGGACGCCTGGCAGGAGTGGGCCAAGCAGCGCGGCGCGCGCGGGCTGGCGTACGTGCTGATCGCCGAGGACGGGGAGCTCGGCGGGCCGGTCGCCAAGAACCTCAGCGACGCCGAGCGGGACGGGCTCGCGGCGCACGTCGGCGCCAACCCGGGGGACTGCGTGTTCTTCGCGGCGGGCGAGCGGGCGCCCTCGCAGGCGCTGCTCGGATCCGCGCGCCTCGAGGTGGGACGCCGGCTCGGCCTGATCGATGAGTCCCAGTGGTGCTTCGTCTGGGTCGTCGACGCCCCGATGTTCGAGTGGGACGCCGACGAGGGGCGCTGGTCGGCGGTGCACCATCCGTTCACCGCGCCCAACGCCCAGTGGGCGGAGGACTTCGACCGCTCGCCGGGCGAGGCGCTGGCGTGGGCGTACGACATCGTCTGCAACGGCAACGAGATCGGCGGCGGGTCGATCCGTATCCATCGGGCCGACGTCCAGCGCCGCGTCTTCCAGACCCTGGGCATCGAGGCCGAGGAGGCGCAGGAGAAGTTCGGCTTCCTGCTCGACGCGTTCCAGTACGGCCCGCCCCCGCACGGGGGGATCGCCTTCGGCTGGGACCGCGTCTGCATGCTGCTGTCGGGGGCGTCGTCGCTGCGCGAGGTCATCGCCTTCCCCAAGACGGGGGGCGGCGAGGACCCGCTCACCGGGGCGCCGACTCCCATCACCGCTCAGCAGCGCACCGAGGCCGGGATCGACGCCGACCCGTACGCGACCGAGTGA
- a CDS encoding replication-associated recombination protein A, translating into MTDDLFTSAGDEVAAGRAPLAVRMRPASLDEVVGQDHLLAPGSPLRRLVEGSEGAAPVSLLLWGPPGTGKTTLAYLVARATRREFVELSAVSAGVKDVRAVIDDARRRLGAGGRETVLFVDEVHRFSKTQQDALLPAVENRWVTLVAATTENPHFAIVGPLLSRSVLLTLRPLGESDVRALLDRALTDPRGLAGAVTVHDDALEQLVRLAGGDARWALTALEAAAGTAAARTPGVVPTVTVADVEVAVDRAAARYDRDGDQHYDITSALIKSIRGSDVDAALHYLARMVEAGEDLRFIARRLVISASEDVGMADPTALPLAIAAMDAVAFIGLPEGRIPLAQAVVHLALAPKSNAVYRAINAAVEDVRAGRVGPVPVHLRDASYPGAARLGHGKGYRYAHDDPRGVVPQQYAPDVLVGREYYEPGRHGAEAAYAERVERLRAILRGTDPPPPAPHAD; encoded by the coding sequence ATGACCGACGACCTCTTCACCTCCGCCGGTGACGAGGTCGCGGCCGGCCGGGCGCCGCTCGCGGTCCGCATGCGGCCGGCCTCCCTCGACGAGGTCGTCGGCCAGGACCACCTCCTCGCGCCAGGCTCGCCGTTGCGTCGGCTGGTGGAGGGGTCCGAGGGAGCGGCCCCGGTCTCGTTGCTGCTCTGGGGGCCGCCCGGGACGGGCAAGACCACCCTCGCCTATCTGGTAGCCCGGGCCACCCGGCGGGAGTTCGTCGAGCTGTCCGCGGTCAGCGCCGGGGTCAAGGACGTCCGCGCCGTCATCGACGACGCCCGCCGCCGCCTCGGCGCCGGGGGGCGGGAGACCGTGCTGTTCGTCGACGAGGTGCACCGCTTCTCCAAGACCCAGCAGGACGCGCTGCTCCCGGCGGTCGAGAACCGCTGGGTCACCCTGGTCGCCGCCACCACCGAGAACCCGCACTTCGCGATCGTGGGGCCGCTGCTGTCGCGCAGCGTGCTGCTCACGCTGCGGCCGCTCGGCGAGTCCGACGTCCGCGCGCTGCTCGACCGCGCCCTCACCGACCCGCGGGGCCTGGCCGGCGCGGTCACCGTTCACGACGACGCGCTGGAGCAGCTGGTACGTCTCGCCGGAGGCGACGCGCGGTGGGCCCTGACGGCCCTCGAGGCGGCGGCTGGTACCGCGGCAGCGCGTACCCCGGGCGTCGTACCCACCGTCACGGTCGCCGACGTCGAGGTGGCCGTGGACCGCGCGGCGGCGCGCTATGACCGCGACGGTGACCAGCACTACGACATCACGAGCGCGCTCATCAAGAGCATCCGTGGCAGCGACGTGGACGCGGCGCTGCACTACCTCGCCCGGATGGTGGAGGCCGGGGAGGACCTGCGGTTCATCGCGCGGCGCCTGGTCATCTCGGCCAGCGAGGACGTCGGGATGGCCGACCCCACCGCACTGCCGCTGGCCATCGCCGCGATGGACGCGGTCGCCTTCATCGGGCTGCCGGAGGGCCGGATCCCGCTGGCCCAGGCGGTCGTCCACCTCGCCCTGGCGCCGAAGTCCAACGCCGTCTACCGGGCGATCAACGCCGCCGTCGAGGACGTACGCGCGGGGCGGGTCGGACCGGTGCCCGTCCACCTGCGCGACGCCAGCTACCCCGGCGCGGCACGGCTGGGCCACGGCAAGGGCTACCGGTACGCCCATGACGACCCGCGCGGCGTGGTGCCCCAGCAGTACGCCCCCGACGTCCTCGTCGGTCGCGAGTACTACGAGCCGGGGCGGCACGGGGCCGAGGCCGCGTACGCCGAGCGCGTCGAGCGGCTGCGCGCGATCCTGCGCGGGACCGACCCACCCCCGCCCGCTCCCCACGCCGACTGA